AATTTTATTTTGGGTTTTGCGTAACATCATTTAATAACTAAAAACAAATTAGTATCTTTACTGCAAAATCAAAAATAAAATGATTGTAATTACAGGCGCAGCGGGCTTTATAGGCAGTTGTTTATTAAACAAATTGAACAACAAAGGGCACAGCAATATTGTTATTGTTGATGATTTTTTGAATCCTGTTAAAAATAAAAATATTCTGAATAAAGCTTATATCGGGCAAGTTCATCGTAATGATTTTTTTTCATGGCTTGACGGGAATTATAAAAATGTTTCTTTTGTTTATCATATTGGTGCTCGTACCGATACTACTGAATTCGATCATCATATATTTGATGAACTGAATTTGAATTACAGTAAAAAAATGTGGCTGGCTTGTACAAAGTACCGGCTACCTCTTATTTATGCATCATCAGCTGCTACGTATGGCGCCGGCGAAAATGGTTACAAAGATGACCATGATATTATTTTCAAATTAAAACCATTGAATCCTTACGGAGAATCGAAAAATGATTTTGATAAATGGGTATTAAGTCAAACGGATACTCCGCCATATTGGTCAGGATTGAAATTCTTCAATGTTTTCGGTCCGAATGAATATCATAAAAGCCGCATGGCTTCTGTAATTTTTCATTCCTACAATCAAATTAAATCAACCGGTAAAGTAAAACTGTTCCGTTCGCATAAGCCTGAATTCAGGGACGGAGAACAACTACGCGATTTTATTTATGTAAAAGATATAGTTAATATTCTCTGGATAGGAATGTATTATAAACAAAACAGCGGCATTTATAATTTGGGAACAGGAAAAGCAAGAAGTTTTCTTGATCTTGCACGTGCAGTTTTTAAAGCATTGCATATTCCTGAAGATATTGAATTTATTGATATTCCTGAAGATATTCGCGATAAATATCAATATTACACACAAGCTGATATGTCGAAAATGAGATCGCTTGGATTTGATATTCCTTTCTATTCACTCGAAGATGCAGTTACCGATTATGTGCAGGGTTACCTGATGCATGGATTATATTATTAATTCAGAATTGTTTTTTAAGTTTGAATGGTTAACTGTAGACTGTTTGTTTTGTGTTGCCAATTGAGATTTCCATTTCCAATAAATTTCATTTTATATTTTTCACCACTTAGACACTAAGATCACTTAGATTCACTGAGAAATTTTTAATTCCGAATTCCCTTGTCAACTTATCTTCTTCTTATTGCAAATAGAAAATATTAAATTGAATTTTTTTATTTTCTCTTTTTACTTTTAACTATTGACCAAACAAGCCGCCACACCAATTAACCTATAGTAAATTGGGAAATCCTTATCATCAGACAGAGTTAGAAAGCAAGGCAAAACAACTTACCTGAGTTTGGTACTTTTTCTTTTACCCCTTCCCTTTCACACGAAGCTTACGCCCTTCCCCTACTCGTAGGGGAAGGGTTGGGAATGGGGTAAGAAAATAGAAAATATTAAATGGAATTTTTTTATTTTCTCTTTTTACTTTTAACTATTAACCAAACAAGCCGCCACACCAATTAACCTATAGTAAATTGGGAAATCCTTATCATCAGACAGAGTTAGAAAGCAAGGCAAAACAACTTACCTGAGTTTGGTACTTTTTCTTTTACCCCTTCCCTTTCACACGAAGCTTACGCCCTTCCCCTACTCGTAGGGGAAGGGTTGGGAATGGGGTAAGAAAATAGAAAATATTAAATTGAATTTTTTTATTTTCTCTTTTTATTTTTAACTATTGACCAAACAAGCCGCTAAGCCTATCAATCATTGACCTTATATAGAAAATGTATTATTGCAAATAAAAATATTAAATTGAAAAAAGATTGTTATATGTTTTTGGGTTGAGCAACTGGTTAGGTTGAGTGTTTTTTGTAGGTGGTTTTTATACTATATCCTTTAACCATTGACTTGACGAGTTGCCACACCTATCAACCTTTAACCTTTTTTATAATTCATTTTTTATTTCAAGAAGGAAATCTTTAATGTTTTCAAGGGTTTTAACAATATCGGTATTGCCTGTGATATCGCCTTTATTTTGTTTTAGTTTTTCTTTTGCTCCTTGTAGAGTAAAACCTTGTTCTTTTACAAGACGAAAAATTTCGCGGAAATTTTCAATATCGGTTTGTGTAAATAAACGGTCGCCTTTTTTATTCTTGAAAGGTCGGATAATGTCGAATTCCTTTTCCCAGAAGCGAATCAGCGATGTATTTACATTGAAAATTTTTGCTACTTCGCCAATCGAATAATAAACTTTTTCTATTTCTTTTTCTTTGTATGGCATTATAAAGTTGACAAGTTAACAAGTAGAAAAGATGATAAGTTTATAAAAACTAAAATTCTGAATTTATCATTCTGACTTCTGAATTTATTTTCTCAGAGCCAATAAAATATTTCTTCCTTTTCCGTAACCGTATTTGAAATCGAAGATTTTAGAACCTTTGGTTTTATATGCTGCATCCAAATCTTTCTGATAACAATAGCTGAAAACAGGAATAGGCTTGTCGTATATTCCGTAAAACTGAATATTCCATTTTTTCTGATCGAAGAAATGATATGCAATACCGCTATCGTCCTGTAGTATGGCTTTACTTTTAGTGAGAACAATATTACGGATAAAATCAAAAATTTCATTGTGCATAAGATATGATGCTGATTTAACCAAAGTGGTTACATTGGTATCTAGCTTATTAAGGAATTTGGTACAGGCAATATTTTTAGCAAGAGCATCATCAGCGAAATTAACTGAAAAATAATATAGTTTCTGTGTGGTGCTGTCGTTTCCTTTTTTTGCAAAAGTAATCTCTACGCCTTTACCATAACGATACTGACCTTTCTGAACAGAGAAAGTGTCAGCTACATTAATGTTCCCATCAGTTGTGATGGATGCTGATTTTATATGAATAATTTTCTGATCGGTACGTGCCATGAATAATAAGATGATGGGTAGTACTCCATCTATATCTGCATTATTTAATTGTTTACTCATTTTTAAAGTTACGAAAAAACTATCTTCAAAAATATCCTGTAATGCTTTTTTAACAGAGAAAAGCAGGTTGTTGAGTGAAGTATTATTCAGTTTTGTAACGTCGGGGATGGAGCCTACTTTTTCTAATCCAAATAAAATATATTTTTCGGCATTAGGAAAAAATGTAGTAGCATACATAAAATCAGGGCCACTGAAAGGATAAAATAATGTTTTGGTTTTTTTATTGATTTCAGCCAGTTGCGAACCAGACCATGTATTTACTTTTTTTAAGCTGCGCTCGTTAACCGCGTTCCATGCAGAATCAAAGCTTGCCGAATAACTTTTCCATTCACTCTTTTTTACAATATTGGAGAATTCATTTATAGAAGTATCGGGTAACATACCTGACAATAGTTGTGCAATATTATCATAATAACTGGTACATGTTAAATTTTGTCTTTTAACTGAAGTGATCTGAAGGTTATCGGATTTAGCTTCCTGCGAACAAGCCGAAAAATCAACTAAAACAACTAAGGCAAAAAATGCCTGAACAAACCATTTAATTATTTTCATAAAACATTATTAATAAAAAAACCGGACTGAATTGTCCGGCGAATATATAAAGTTTTATTTGAAAATTGCAATATAAAATTGCTATGAAATTTATTTTTTTCTTGCTATAAGCAAAGCACTGGTTTTACCATAACCGTAATGAAAGTCGATAGGTTTGATTTTTAAACTATCATTGATATATGCTTCTTTCAGGTCTTTCTCATAGCATTTTGAAAAAAGTTTTATAGGTCCGTTATATTTACCATATAACTTTACATTCCAGTTTTTACGGTCGATGTAGCGGAAAGCAATACCTGAATCATCCTGGAAAAATGCTTTGCTTTTT
This DNA window, taken from Bacteroidales bacterium, encodes the following:
- the rfaD gene encoding ADP-glyceromanno-heptose 6-epimerase, with translation MIVITGAAGFIGSCLLNKLNNKGHSNIVIVDDFLNPVKNKNILNKAYIGQVHRNDFFSWLDGNYKNVSFVYHIGARTDTTEFDHHIFDELNLNYSKKMWLACTKYRLPLIYASSAATYGAGENGYKDDHDIIFKLKPLNPYGESKNDFDKWVLSQTDTPPYWSGLKFFNVFGPNEYHKSRMASVIFHSYNQIKSTGKVKLFRSHKPEFRDGEQLRDFIYVKDIVNILWIGMYYKQNSGIYNLGTGKARSFLDLARAVFKALHIPEDIEFIDIPEDIRDKYQYYTQADMSKMRSLGFDIPFYSLEDAVTDYVQGYLMHGLYY
- a CDS encoding MerR family transcriptional regulator, which gives rise to MPYKEKEIEKVYYSIGEVAKIFNVNTSLIRFWEKEFDIIRPFKNKKGDRLFTQTDIENFREIFRLVKEQGFTLQGAKEKLKQNKGDITGNTDIVKTLENIKDFLLEIKNEL